The following are encoded together in the Candidatus Binatota bacterium genome:
- a CDS encoding gamma carbonic anhydrase family protein — protein MLKHYLDSFPRIPDTAWVADEATVIGDVSLGAGASIWYQSVVRGDVSYIRIGERTNVQDQCMIHVSRDEAPTTIGNEVTLGHRVVAHGCTIGDRALLGIGCIVLDHAVIGEGALVGAMSLVTTGMEVPAGKLVMGQPARVVRDVSDEEKRWMSETVDSYASLAVEHARSGRGV, from the coding sequence GTGCTCAAGCACTATCTTGACAGTTTTCCCCGTATTCCCGATACCGCCTGGGTGGCCGACGAAGCTACAGTCATAGGCGATGTCTCGCTGGGAGCCGGTGCCTCTATCTGGTACCAATCGGTTGTCAGGGGCGACGTCAGCTACATCAGGATAGGCGAGCGCACGAACGTGCAGGATCAGTGCATGATCCACGTGAGCCGTGACGAGGCTCCGACCACCATCGGCAACGAGGTGACGCTCGGACACCGGGTTGTAGCCCACGGCTGCACCATCGGTGACCGCGCCCTGCTGGGAATCGGCTGTATCGTTCTCGACCACGCGGTCATTGGTGAAGGCGCGCTCGTAGGCGCGATGAGCCTGGTCACCACCGGCATGGAAGTACCGGCGGGTAAACTCGTCATGGGTCAGCCGGCGCGCGTAGTTCGCGACGTGAGCGACGAAGAAAAACGCTGGATGAGCGAAACGGTTGACAGCTACGCCTCGCTTGCCGTTGAACACGCTCGCAGTGGCCGGGGCGTTTAG
- the der gene encoding ribosome biogenesis GTPase Der, producing MQNRLARVAIVGRPNVGKSTLFNRLLGRRRSITLDTPGVTRDPVSASVQWGDRRLELVDTGGLGGEAVIELAEPVHQHTLESIEGADLAVVVFDGRAGLNPLDAETVALLGRGRLPVLYVANKVEGPAQEDELGEFSRLGIDEPLAVSAEHGAGIGALKDAILRAIPEPEENEEESPRGDSVCRVAVVGRPNVGKSSLVNRLAGCSLSLVDDKPGTTRDVVDLELSRGDKDYLLLDTAGMRRPSKVDRGVEELSVGRSVGAVRRAQVVLMLIDPIEGVTDQEARIANLAWREGRALVIAVNKCDLLGSEGEKRRLEETFRRIYGSLYAAKFCFMSVLTGEGVDGCFKKIDAAYVAHSLSVRTSELNSIIARAVEDRQPPIIGRGRLKILYTTQTGTRPLTVTLFVNRSGVPENYRRYLERYLREQFDLEGSPIRLRFSKRSSHGDERPE from the coding sequence ATGCAGAATCGACTCGCAAGAGTGGCCATCGTCGGGCGGCCCAACGTAGGCAAATCTACTCTCTTCAACCGTTTGCTCGGAAGGCGCCGATCGATCACCCTCGATACGCCCGGTGTCACCCGCGACCCGGTATCGGCCTCTGTGCAGTGGGGAGACCGGCGCCTCGAGCTGGTCGATACCGGCGGCCTGGGCGGTGAAGCGGTGATCGAGCTTGCCGAACCCGTGCACCAGCACACCCTGGAAAGCATTGAAGGCGCAGACCTCGCCGTAGTGGTGTTCGATGGCAGGGCCGGCTTGAACCCGCTCGACGCTGAAACAGTAGCCCTGCTGGGACGCGGCCGATTACCCGTGCTTTACGTGGCGAACAAGGTCGAAGGCCCGGCCCAGGAAGACGAGCTCGGAGAGTTCAGCCGCCTGGGAATCGACGAGCCACTGGCGGTGTCGGCAGAACACGGCGCGGGGATCGGCGCCCTCAAGGATGCCATACTCCGGGCTATCCCCGAACCGGAAGAAAACGAAGAGGAGTCTCCCAGGGGAGACTCGGTCTGCCGGGTGGCAGTCGTCGGACGGCCGAACGTAGGCAAATCCTCGCTGGTCAACCGGCTTGCCGGTTGCTCACTGTCGCTGGTGGACGACAAGCCCGGAACTACCCGCGACGTGGTCGACCTCGAACTCAGCCGCGGAGATAAGGACTACCTACTGCTCGATACGGCAGGCATGCGCAGGCCCTCGAAAGTTGATCGCGGCGTCGAAGAACTGAGCGTCGGGCGCAGCGTGGGTGCGGTCAGGCGTGCCCAGGTAGTGCTCATGCTCATCGACCCAATAGAAGGCGTTACCGACCAGGAAGCGAGAATCGCGAACCTGGCCTGGCGCGAGGGCAGGGCGCTGGTGATCGCCGTCAACAAGTGCGACCTGCTTGGCAGCGAGGGAGAAAAGCGACGGCTGGAAGAAACCTTCAGGCGCATTTACGGAAGTCTCTACGCCGCTAAATTCTGCTTCATGTCGGTTCTGACCGGGGAAGGGGTCGATGGCTGCTTCAAGAAAATAGACGCGGCCTATGTGGCTCATTCCCTGAGCGTGAGAACCTCGGAACTCAACTCGATAATCGCCAGGGCGGTCGAAGACAGGCAACCGCCGATAATCGGTCGCGGGCGGCTCAAAATATTATACACAACACAGACCGGGACACGCCCCCTGACGGTCACGCTCTTCGTTAATCGCAGCGGAGTGCCGGAAAACTACCGTCGCTACCTGGAACGCTACCTGCGCGAGCAGTTTGACCTCGAGGGAAGCCCGATTCGCTTGCGCTTCTCAAAAAGATCCTCGCACGGCGACGAACGGCCCGAATAA
- the rnc gene encoding ribonuclease III has product MTTGTEKDTLVGLESRIGHQFNDRELLAEAITHPSRAGETKARSNQRLEFLGDAVLDLLLAQELLLQHPSWDEGRLSRSRASLVSGRALASLAAGLSLGDWVRLGRGERTADGSIAPSILADAYEALMGAVFLDGGYAAVRQVVAIHFADRLDEVTTSDPDPKTALQELTQKNYAELPTYETTKISGPDHARVYEVEVFVQARSMANGSGRSRREAEQEAAEHALERLSRES; this is encoded by the coding sequence GTGACCACCGGCACCGAAAAAGACACGCTCGTCGGCCTGGAATCGCGCATCGGCCACCAGTTTAATGACCGGGAATTACTGGCTGAAGCCATCACCCACCCCTCTCGCGCGGGAGAGACTAAGGCCCGCAGTAACCAGAGATTGGAGTTTCTCGGTGATGCAGTACTCGACCTTCTGCTGGCGCAGGAGCTACTGCTTCAACACCCATCCTGGGACGAAGGCCGTCTCAGCAGGAGCAGGGCCTCGCTGGTCAGCGGCAGGGCCCTGGCTTCACTGGCCGCAGGACTCAGCCTGGGCGACTGGGTCAGGCTCGGACGCGGCGAACGTACGGCCGATGGAAGTATCGCTCCGAGCATACTCGCCGATGCTTACGAAGCCTTGATGGGCGCTGTCTTCCTCGATGGCGGATACGCTGCTGTGCGACAGGTCGTCGCCATTCACTTCGCGGACCGGCTGGACGAAGTCACCACCTCCGACCCCGATCCCAAAACTGCGCTACAGGAACTCACCCAGAAAAATTACGCCGAATTGCCCACTTACGAGACAACCAAAATCAGCGGGCCGGATCACGCCAGGGTTTACGAGGTGGAGGTATTTGTCCAGGCTCGTAGCATGGCCAACGGCAGCGGTCGCAGTCGCAGGGAGGCCGAGCAGGAAGCTGCCGAGCACGCACTCGAGCGACTCTCACGGGAATCATGA
- a CDS encoding GTPase Era: MIENKTGTDSEETLDTHAGTVTLAGAPNSGKSTLLNKIIGQRLSIATHKPQTTRNRILAVHNHGNSQMIFLDTPGIHGERGLIHRRMLAAARSSMEEADVLCWLVAADRGLRRTDKRELSALSEHPRVIVLLNKMDLVRRQDLLPYMKQVGELAPNAEVLPLSARKGENVETLLELLAGYLPPGPWLYGKDVLTDMSERFFVAELVREQLFRQLEQELPYRVAVSVESWERRGRTLHISVCIFTDSKSTRPMIIGHGGERLKSIGSAAREKIERLVESRVHLEIFVKVRANWPSDPHFLAEQGL, from the coding sequence ATGATCGAAAACAAAACAGGCACAGACAGCGAAGAGACGCTCGATACCCACGCTGGAACGGTCACGCTCGCGGGCGCTCCTAATTCCGGCAAATCTACGCTCCTCAACAAGATCATTGGTCAACGGCTGAGTATCGCCACGCATAAGCCGCAGACCACCCGTAACCGCATTCTCGCGGTACACAACCACGGCAACAGCCAGATGATTTTTCTAGACACGCCCGGCATCCATGGCGAGCGCGGACTCATACATCGGCGTATGCTCGCGGCGGCACGATCGAGCATGGAAGAGGCCGACGTGCTGTGCTGGTTGGTCGCGGCTGACCGCGGACTGCGAAGAACTGATAAGCGAGAACTCTCCGCACTGAGTGAACACCCTCGGGTAATCGTGTTGCTCAACAAGATGGACCTGGTCCGGAGACAGGACCTGCTTCCCTACATGAAGCAGGTTGGCGAACTCGCTCCCAATGCCGAGGTTCTCCCCTTGTCGGCCCGCAAGGGGGAGAACGTAGAGACCCTCCTCGAACTGCTGGCCGGCTACCTTCCCCCGGGCCCCTGGCTATACGGCAAGGACGTTCTCACCGACATGTCCGAACGCTTTTTCGTAGCCGAACTGGTACGCGAGCAGCTGTTTCGGCAACTGGAACAGGAACTCCCTTACCGGGTAGCAGTATCGGTGGAGTCGTGGGAGCGACGCGGCCGTACACTCCACATATCCGTCTGTATCTTTACCGATTCCAAGTCTACCCGTCCCATGATAATCGGCCACGGCGGGGAGAGACTCAAGTCGATCGGCAGCGCGGCCCGCGAAAAAATAGAACGCCTCGTCGAATCCCGGGTACACCTGGAAATCTTCGTCAAGGTAAGGGCCAACTGGCCCAGTGATCCACACTTCCTCGCGGAACAGGGACTCTAA
- the mtaB gene encoding tRNA (N(6)-L-threonylcarbamoyladenosine(37)-C(2))-methylthiotransferase MtaB — MRVAIATLGCKVNQYDGAVMSNRFSDRGWQSVAFSEPADAYVVNSCTVTARADSDARRLCRKARRNSPNARVIMTGCYAQVSAPDVAALEEVDYVVGLGRLDDLLDAVNGELEERIAVSDLRKTTEVSTLGLESFPGRDRAFVKVQEGCNLFCTFCVIPVARGRSRSVSPRLIIDEIERLAARGYHEVVLTGVHLGGWGADLEPAENFAFLLEAIAERKLPLRVRISSLDPPELNERLLDVIAEPCFCRHLHVPLQACDNVILERMRRRYTLEQADKWLERLATRVPGITIGTDLITGFPSESRQQFEAGLDYLENSPVDYLHVFPYSRRDSTSASNRWTEIEASEVHRRATEARELDSRLRNTWLSSHVSAAPPKRLSMLVESERDKTTGLLRGYSDEYLPLLLDGEDSAKGRLIPVNIHSRQDERLRVLAA; from the coding sequence TTCAGCGACAGGGGCTGGCAGAGCGTGGCCTTTTCTGAACCCGCCGATGCTTACGTGGTCAACTCCTGCACTGTGACCGCGCGCGCCGACTCGGACGCCCGCCGTCTCTGTCGCAAGGCTCGCCGTAACTCGCCAAACGCGCGGGTAATCATGACCGGCTGCTACGCCCAGGTCAGCGCCCCCGATGTCGCGGCCCTCGAAGAAGTAGACTACGTGGTCGGCCTCGGAAGGCTTGACGACCTCCTTGACGCAGTCAACGGCGAGCTCGAGGAACGGATCGCCGTGTCGGACTTGAGAAAAACCACCGAGGTGTCGACCCTGGGCCTCGAAAGCTTCCCCGGGCGTGATCGCGCATTCGTTAAAGTGCAGGAAGGCTGCAACTTGTTCTGCACCTTCTGCGTGATTCCAGTTGCCCGCGGACGCAGCCGCAGTGTTTCGCCGCGGCTGATAATCGACGAAATTGAGCGTCTCGCGGCGCGGGGCTACCACGAGGTCGTTCTCACCGGTGTACATCTTGGCGGATGGGGCGCCGACCTTGAACCGGCCGAGAACTTTGCCTTCCTGCTCGAAGCGATTGCCGAGCGGAAGCTGCCCCTCAGGGTGAGGATCAGCTCGTTGGATCCCCCTGAGCTCAACGAGCGGCTGCTCGACGTGATCGCCGAACCCTGTTTCTGCCGCCACCTGCATGTGCCCCTGCAGGCCTGTGACAACGTGATTCTCGAGCGTATGCGACGGCGCTACACCCTGGAGCAGGCCGACAAGTGGCTCGAACGCCTGGCCACCCGCGTGCCCGGCATTACCATCGGTACCGACCTCATCACCGGCTTTCCCTCGGAGAGCAGGCAGCAGTTCGAAGCGGGGCTGGATTATCTCGAAAATTCGCCGGTGGACTACCTGCACGTGTTCCCGTACTCGCGCCGGGATTCTACTTCTGCTTCCAACAGATGGACGGAAATCGAAGCGTCGGAGGTTCACCGCCGCGCAACTGAAGCGCGAGAGCTCGACTCTCGGCTTCGCAACACCTGGCTTTCCAGTCACGTGTCGGCAGCCCCCCCGAAAAGGCTATCCATGCTGGTTGAGAGCGAACGTGACAAGACCACGGGCTTGCTGCGCGGGTATTCCGACGAGTACCTGCCGCTGCTTCTTGACGGCGAGGACTCGGCAAAAGGGCGTCTGATTCCCGTAAACATACACTCGAGACAGGACGAGCGACTCAGGGTGCTGGCAGCGTGA